The genomic DNA GCATCGACGACCGGGGCGTCACCGCCTTCACCGCCGTCATCCAGGTCGGCGCGATCATCGCCTCGATCGTCTACTTCCGTGCCGACATCGTCCGGCTCGCCGGGGCGTGGTTCCGGGGGCTCGCGAACGCCGAGGCCCGCGAGCACCGCGACTGGAAGATGGCCTGGCTCGTGATCGCCGGGTCGGTCCCGATCGGGATCGTCGGCCTGCTGTTCAGCGACCTCATCACCGGGCCGCTGCGGAGCCTGTGGTTCGTGGTCGGCGGCCTCGTGGTGTGGAGCGTCGTCATGGTCCTCGCCGAGCGGCTGAGCCGGCAGGACCGCAGCGAGAAGGACCTGACCCTCGTCGACGCCCTCGTCGTCGGCGTCGTCCAGTGCCTCGCCCTCGTGCCCGGCGTCTCGCGCTCCGGCTCGACGATCAGCGCCGGCCTGCTGCGCAACCTCGACCGCGTCTCCGCCACCCGGTTGGCCTTCTTCCTGGCCATCCCCGCCCTCACGGCGGCCGGGATCTACGAGGCCGTCGGCAGCGCGGACGACATCGCCACGTCGGTCGGCTGGGCCCCGACTCTCGTCGCCACCGTCGTCAGCTTCGTCGTCGGGTTCGCCTCCATCGCGTGGCTGCTGCGGATCGTGGCGAAGTTCCCGATCACCGTCTTCGTCGGCTACCGCCTCGTGCTCGCCGCGGTCATCGCCGTCCTCCTGCTGACGGGCGTCGTCTCCGCCCGCTGAGCCGGGCCGGCCTCGGCCACGGTCGAGCGCGGCGCACGGAGCCGTGCGCCGCCGGCAGTGAGCCGCCGCCGGGAACACAGAAGACATAGGTCGAGCCCGGACGGGGTAAGGAGGCGCCATGCGTACGACTGGGTGGGAGGACGGCGGCCCCGAGCGGCTGCTCGGGCCGGAGCTGCCGTTGGTGCTGCGGGACCAGGCACCGCGGGTGACGGTGGTCGGCGACCCGATCCTCGACGGGTGGTGGCGCGGCCGCACGGAGCGGATGTCGCGCGAGGCCCCCGCCCCGGTGGTCGAGGTCTTCGAGCGCAAGCACGTCCCCGGCGGCGCCGCGAACACGGCCGTGAACCTCGCCGCGCTCGGCGCCCGGGTCAGCATGGTCGGGGTCGCCGGCGACGACGAGGCCGGCCGGATGCTGCACAGCCTGCTCGAGGCGGCCGGGGTCGACGTGACCGGGCTGCTGCTCGACCCGGCGGTGCGCACGACGACCAAGGTGCGCATCGTCGGCGGCGAGCAGATCCTGCTGCGCGTCGACGAGGGCGTGGACGAGGCGCCGCCGGAGCACGTGCGCGACGCCGCGGCCCGGGCTGCCGAGGGGATCCTGCGCCGCAGCGACGCCGTCGTGGTGTGCGACTACGGCTCCGGCCCGTCACCCGCGCTGGTCGAGGTCCTGCAGGCCGAGCGCCCGCCGCTCCTCGTGGTCGACGCGCACGACCCGGCGCCCTGGGCGGTGGTGGCCCCGGACCTGGTGACGCCCAACGCGCGCGAGGCCTTCGGCCTGCTCGACCGCACGCCGCCGCTGGCCGCCCGGGTGGAGGCCGTGCACGCCGCCGCGCCCGCGCTCCTCGACCGCACCGGCGCCGCCCAGGTCGTCGTCACCCTCGACGCCGAGGGCGCGGTCCTGCTCGACCGGACCGGGGTGGTGCACCGCACGACGGCGCGTCCCGTCCTCGACAAGCAGGCCGCCGGCGCGGGGGACACGTTCGTCGCCGCGCTGACGCTGGCTCGGGCCGGCGGGGTGGAGCTGCCCGCCGCCCTTGAGCTCGCCCAGGCCGCGGCGGACGTCGTCGTGCACCGCTCGGGGACCTCGGTCTGCACCGCCGACGACCTCGCCGAGCATCTCGGGCGCACCTCCGAGCGGGTCCTGCCCGCCGCCGAGCTCGCGCTGCGCATCAAGGCCGAGCGCGACGCCGGCCGCCGGGTCGTGCTGACCAACGGCTGCTTCGACGTCCTGCATCGCGGCCACACGACCTCGCTCGCCCAGGCGGCGCGCCTCGGCGACCTGCTCGTCGTGGCCGTGAACAGCGACGACTCCGTACGCCGCCTCAAGGGCCCGCAGCGTCCGATCAACACCGAGGCCGACCGGGCCGGGGTGCTCGCGGCGCTCAGCTGTGTCGACTACGTGACGGTCTTCGAGACCGACACGCCGATCCCGCTGATCGAGCTGCTGCGCCCCGACGTCTACGCCAAGGGCGGCGACTACACGCCCGAGATGATGGCGGAGACGCCGGTGGTCCGCGCGTACGGCGGAGAGGTGCGCATCCTCGACTTCGTGCCCGCCCGCTCGACGACCGACGTGGTCACGCGGATCCAGAGCATGGTGCCGCCGGCCTGACGGGCCGGCGGGCCGGCGGGCGCACGATGGGGAGATGAGCTCCTCGCGCAGACCCGCCCTCGTCGTGCCCGCCCTCGTGGGCCACACCGTCGTTACCGCCCTGGTGTGGCGCGACCTCGCACACCGTCCGGACGCACGCGTGCGCGGCGGCAAGAACCTGTGGCGCACGCTGTCGGCGCTCAACACCGGCGGCGCGCTGGCCTACCTGCTCGTCGGCCGGCGCCGCTGACCCCGGGACCCGCGTGGAGCGGGCCCCGGGCGAGGGTGAGGTCGTGTCTCTCGGTTCCGGCGGGCGCTGGCGAGGCCCCGGCATCCCGACCGGCTGCGCCGTGCTCGCTCGGCGCAGCCCGCTGCGCTCTCGCTCGCCCGGCTTGCCGGGCCGGGCGCGGATGCCTCGCCAGCACCTGCCTGAGTCGAGAGACACGACCTAGCGCGAGGCCGAGGGGGCCTCGGGCTCCGAGGTGTTGTCCCAGCGCAGCACCGCGGCGACGGGCTGGCCGTCGAGCGTCCCGCGGTGGGCGACCCGCACGTCGGCGTCGGTGAGCGCGGCCAGCGCCACGAGCACCTGGTCGGCGGGCAGCGCGTCGAGGGTGGTGACGGCACCGATCGAGAGGCCGGGCTGGTCGGCGGGGGTCACGCTCGTGCCGGCAGCCTCGGCCGGGTCGATCAGCAGGGTGTCGACCTGGCCGCGGACCAGCGCCTCGAGCACCTCGTCGACCCCCGACGCGGCGCGCGAGCTCTTGCCCTGGGCCCGCTCGCCGAGACGCTGCTTGAGCTCCTCGAGCACGTGCAGCCCGGCGGTGACCGCCTGGCCGCGCAGGGCCTCGGTCACCTCCTCGGCGAAGGCCGCGTCGCCGCCGTCGGCGTTGCGGCGCCCGCCCTGGAGCTCGACGACCTCGGCGTCGAGGTGCGACAGCTTCTGACGCAGCTCGCTCACCGCGTCGGGCTCGCCGCCGACCAGGACGAGGGAGGGGCCGCTGCGCACCTGGCGCTCGACCTCGGCCGCCACGGCGTCCGCGCTGCGCTTCCACTCCTCCTCGACCGAGCCCTCGCGGTTGTCGTCACCGGTCTTGTGGAGGAAGTTCGGGTCGCCCCCGGTCTCCTCCGCGCTGCGCTCCGGGCGCGCGGCCGCGTCGGCGTAGGTCTCGACGCTGCCGCCCTCGTGGTCGACACGGGCCAGCACGAACGGCGTCACCAGTGTCGCGTCGGCCAGCCACGGACCGAGGTCGGGCAGCGAGCCCCACGACGTCGACGGCTGCGGGCGACGGCCGCGGACCAGGGCCTGGAAGCCGACGCCGCGCTCGCTCGCCACGACGACCCGGGCGACCTCGCCGCCCTCGGAGGTGCTGGCCCCGAGCGCGGCCTGCAGGGCCTCCGCGACGGCGGCCGGGGCACCGGCGGCCACGAGGTCGTCGTGGGCGGCGCGGGCGGTCAGCGCGACGGCGTCGTCGCCGGCCTCGGCGACCCGGCTGACGTCGGCGTACGCGGTGGCGAAGGGACCGGGGTCGTTCGTGAGCAGCTGGGAGACGTCGGAGAGCTTCATCCTCGCGACGCTACCCGCGGCAGCGGGGACCGGACGGGGACCTCGGGTGCGGGATGAGCCGGCCCGGGCCGGGGTAACGCCGCAGGGTGCCCAGTGGAGGAGGACAGGTGACCGACCGGATCTCGGAGGCGGCGCGCACGGTGTTCGGCCGCGAGCGGCTGCGTGCCGGCCAGCGCGAGGCCGTCGAGGCGCTGCTGGCCGGACGCGACGCGCTGCTCGTGCAACCGACCGGGGCCGGCAAGTCGCTGGCCTACCAGCTCGCGGCCGTGCTGATCGACGGCCCGACGCTCGTCGTCTCGCCGCTGCTCGCCCTGCAGCAGGACCAGACCGAGCACCTGGAGGCGTACGGGGGGCGGACGCGGGCGCGCCGGATCTCCTCGGCGGAGACGCCGAAGCAGCGCGAGGAGGCGCTCGAGGCGGCGGCGCGCGGCGAGGTGGAGTTCCTCTTCCTGGCCCCCGAGCAGCTGGCGAACGAGGCCGTGCACGCCGCGGTGTCGGCGCTGCGGCCGAGCCTGGTCGCCGTCGACGAGGCGCACTGCGTGTCGTCGTGGGGCCACGACTTCCGCCCCGACTACCTGCGCCTCGGCGAGCTGCTCGAGGGGATGGGTGCGCGCACGATCGCGATGACGGCGACGGCCTCGCTCCCGGTGCGCACCGACATCGTCGAGCGGCTGCACCTGCAGGACGTCTCCATCACCGTCGGTGGCGCGGCGCGCGAGAACATCGACCTGTCCGTCGAGCGCTGCCTCGACGAGCGCGACCAGGAGCAGCGCGTCGTCGCCGCGGTCGCGGGGCGCGAGGGGTCCGGGATCGTCTACGTGTCGACGCGCAAGGGGGCCGAGCGCTACGCCGCCCTCGTCGAGGAGGCCGGACGGAGCACCACCTGCTACCACGCGGGCCTGGCCAAGAAGGCGCGCGAGGAGGCGCAGGCGGCGTTCATGGCCTCCGAGGTCGACGTCGTCGTCGCGACCTCGGCCTTCGGCATGGGCATCGACAAGCCTGACGTGCGCTGGGTCGTCCACGCCAACATCCCCGAGTCGCCCGACGAGTACTACCAGCAGGTGGGCCGGGCGGGCCGCGACGGCGAGCCGTCGACCGGCACGCTGTTCTTCCGGCCCGAGGACCTCGCGCTGCGCCGCTTCCAGACCGTCGCGGTCCCCAAGCCGTCGGAGGTGAAGCGCGTCTTCGCCGCCCTGGCGACCCTGCCCGACGCGGGCCCGGCCGAGCAGGCCGAGGCCGCCGGGGTCAGCGCGCGCAAGCTCGCGAGGATCGCCAACCTGATCGTGGAGGCCGGCGCGGAGGGCGAGACCGTCGGGGTCGACGAGGTGCGGGCCCGGGCCGAGGGCTACCAGACGCTGCAGCGATCGCGCGTCGACATGATGCGCGGCTACGCCGAGACGCGGCGGTGCCGGCGCCAGTTCCTGCTGGCCTACCTCGGCGAGTCCGACACCCCGCGCTGCGAACGGTGCGACACGTGCCGCTCGGGAGCCGCGGCGGCCGAGGAGGAGCAGGCCGCGGCGGCGGCGCCGTCACCGTTCGAGCCGGAGCAGCGCGTCCGGCACGGGTCCTTCGGCGAGGGGATAGTCATCAGCATCGAGGGCGACGAGCTGACCGTGCTGTTCGACGAGGTCGGCTACAAGCTGATGTCGGTGCCGACCGTCGTCGAGCACGACCTGCTGGACGTGCTGGCCTGAGCCGGGGGTGCGTGCCGGGCCGCGGCTAGGGCCTGCCGGCTGCGTCTGGCTCGGGTCCGGCCCGGGCGACCACTGGTCACTTGTGGTCGCCCAGCAGGCTGCGAGCGGCCCCCTGCTGACCAGTGGTCGACCAGCGGGGAGAAGGGGAGGCACCCTTGCGCCGGCGTCGTCGGCGCGAGGGATGGTCCGGCTCAGCCCGCCGTACGGAGCACCGGACGGCCGATGTGGACGACCTTGCGGGTGGTCATCTCGTCGAGCAGCTCGGGCCCGTAGCCGAAGCCCTGCCCGCTCGCGCCACGCGGTTCGGCGGCACCGCCGGGCGCCCCTCCGAAGACGGCGTTGACCTTGACCGTCCCCACGGGAAGCCGGCGGATCGCCTCGGTCGTGTGCTCGAGCGAGCCGGTGAGGACCGTCGCGGCCAGGCCGTAGCGGGACGCGACCGCGCGGTCGAGGCCCTCGGTGAAGCTCGCCACGACCTGGACGGGCGCGACGGGCCCGAAGGTCTCCTCGCGCATCAGGTCGCTGTCGCCTCCGACGTCGACGACGACCGTGGCGGGGTAGTGCGCGCCGGCGCCCTCCGGGACCTCGCCGCCCGCGAGGACCCGCGCACCCTGCGCCTGCGCGGCGGCCACCTGGCGGTGGACCTCGGCCCGCATCCGGGTGTCGACCATCGGGGCCATGCCGTCGGCGTTGCGCGAGCCGGCCTCGAGGACCAGCGCAGCGACGAACTCCTCGGCGACGTCGGCGTGGACGTAGATGCGCTCGACCGACGTGCAGATCTGGCCGCTGTTCGCGTACGCGCCGAGGGCGGCCTGCGCGGCGGCCCAGGTCGGGTCGACGTCGGCATCGACGACGAGGGCGTCGTTGCCGCCGTTCTCGAGCACGAGGTGGGCGCCGGTTCGCAGCGCCTCCTCGGCGATCGCCCGCCCGGTCGCGGTCGAGCCGACGTGGGCCACCACGTCGACGCCGGCCGAGGCGACGAGCGCCGCACCCGTACGGCCGTCGCCGGTGAGCGTGGTCAGGACGCCCTCAGGCAGCGGTGCCGACCAGATCTCGCCGAGCAGCGCGCCGACGTGCGGGCAGCGCTCGCTGGGCTTGTGCACGACCGTGTTGCCGGTGACCAGGGCGGCCCCGACGAGGCCGGCGGAGACCGCGACCGGGTCGTTCCAGGGCGTGATCGCGGCGACGACGCCACGCGGCTCGGGGCGGGTGTAGTCGACGGCCACGTCGGCGCCGCGCAGGCTGTGGGTCCGGTGCAGCGGGCCGAGCTCGGCGTACTGGCGCAGCGTGCCGACCGCGGCGTCCACCCCGCCGCGGGCGTCGCCCGCGGGCTTGCCGGTCTCGCGGGTGTTGAGCTCGGCTACCTCGTCGGCCCGCGCGGCCAGCGCGTCGGCCAGCGCGTGCAGCAGCGCGCCGCGGGCGGCCGGCGCGGTCGCGGCCCAGCCCTCGGCCGCCTGCCGCGCGGCCTGCACGGCCGCGGCCACGTCGGCCTCGTCGGCGCTGTGCACGGTCCCGACGGGCGTGCCGTCCTGCGGGTCGACGATGGTGATCGCGCGCGAGCCGTCGGCGTCAGGGGTCTCCTGGCGCGGGGTGCCGGTCGCGGTGGGCTGGTCGATCAGGGTCACGGGCTGGTGCCTCCGTCGGTGAGCTGGGTGCGGCGTCGCGCACCGGGTGCGGACGCTCCCGCGCTGTTACCCGAGCGGGCGTCTCCGCACACCGGCGGGCGCGCCGCGGGCGATGTTTCGTGTGTGAACAGACTGCCGCAGGGTAAGGAGGAGGCATGCCAGGCCCGTCGGGACTGGCGCGGAGGGCGACGACGCCCAGCACCGGGGTGCCGACTCGGTCTCGGGCGCGTCGCCCTTCGCTGCACGGCTGCCGCACCTCGCAGGGCCCCGCGCGAGCTCCTGGAGGTCCTCGTCAGACCGCGATCGTGAGCCCTGGGTCGTCGTCGATCGCGAGCCCCGCGTGGTCCACGACCGCTCGCCAGCAGGTGGTGCGGAACGGCAGCAGCAACGGTTCGGGAGCACGGGCGGACGAGTCGTAGAGCCCGCCCACCTCGGCCAGGACCGCCTCGCGCTCGGCGGGGGGCAGCGCGGCGACCGCGCTGCGCCGCGCGGCCATGGACACCAGGCCCGCGCGGGTCGTCGGCACCCAGGTGCGGAAGTCGCGCCGCTCGAGGTCGGTGAAGTAGGGGCTCGCGGCCAGGTCGGCGACCGACGCGTCGCCGTACGCGCCCTGCATGGCCGAGGGGTCGACCCGCTGCAGGATGCCCATCAGCCGGCGCACCCAGGGGACCGTGTCGTCACGGGTCTGGTAGAGCACGGCCAGGTGGCCACCGGGGCGCAGCACCCGCGCGATCTCGGTCGCGGCGAGGCCGGGGGCGAAGCGGTGCAGCGTCTGGGACGCGGTGACCACGTCGAAGTGGCACGACAGGTAGGGCATCGACTCGACCTGGCCCGCGACGTGCAGCCGCGTGCCGAGCCGACCGGGCAGGGTGGCCACCCGCTCGGGGTCGTGGTCGAGGCAGAAGACCTCGTGGCCGGCCTCCACGAGCGCCGCCGCGAAGCCCCCGCGGCCCGAGCCCAGGTCCAGCACGCGCGCGGGGTGCTCACCGACCATCCAGTCGACGGTCGCGGGCTGCACGGCACCGGGCCGGCGTGCGCCGGGGACGGGGGCGGCGGGCATGGCGAACAACCTAGTCGCGCGCAGCGGCGGGAAGGGTCCACCGCGTCGGCGTGCCCGATGTCCTCGGCGCGGGTCGGCGGTGCCGGTCGTCCTGCCGGTCGTGCCCGCGCTCCCGGGAGGTGGGGTGGTCCGGCGCCGTGTGACCAAGGCGTGCGCGTCGTACGTCGGCCCCGGTCCAGCCGGGGACGCGACTCCCATCGCGATGGGTGATCGCCGCGTGGGTGCGCGACGCCGGACCCAGATCCTCGGGTCGTCTCCGGCCCGGATCTTCTACGTCCTGTGTACCTCCTCCAGCGCCTGCTGTGAAGTGGCTCACACGAATCTTCAGGTTCGGGTGTGCCACCCGTCCACAGGTCCCGCTCGACGAGGAGGCCGTCCTCCACAGCCGCGCCGCGCACCGGCACGCGGGTCGCCCGCGTACGGAGGCTCTCGACGTGCCCCGCCCCTCGACCCCTCCCTCCCGCCCAGCCGCACCGGACGGTTCCGTCCTGGTGCTGACCACCGACCCGCTGCTCGCCCGGCACGTGCTGTCGGTCGTCGCGGCCGTCGGGCGCGCCGCGCGGGAGCCGGCGTCGGACGACGAGCTGCGGCGGGCGTGGCGCTCGGCCGGCGCCGTGCTGGTGGGCGCCGACAGCGCCGCCCGGGTCGCCGACCTCGTGCTGCCGCCGCGCACGGAGGTGTGGGTCGTCGGGCGCGACGACGAGCAGGCGGCCACCGCCGCATGGTCGAGCCGCCTGCGGGCCGCCGTGACGACCCTGCCCGACGGGGCACCCGACCTCGCCGCCGCGCTGGCCGGCCCGGGCCCCGGATCCGGCCGGGCCGAGGTCGTGGCGCTCGTCGGGGGCTCGGGCGGCGTCGGGGCCTCGACCCTGGCGGCCGGCCTGGCCGTGACGGCCGCGAGGGACGGGCGCCGGGTGCTGCTCCTCGACACCGACGTCCTCGGCGGCGGCCTGGACGTGCTGCTGGGGGCCGAGCACCTCGCGGGGTGGCGCTGGAGCCGGTTCGCGGCCGCCCGCGGCCACCTGGGCGACCTCGGCGGCCAGCTGCCGCGCTGCGACGGCGTCGACGTGCTCGCGGTCGACCGCGCCGCCCACGACGGCGCGGTGCTGCAGGCCGACCAGCTCGCGGCGGTGCTGGGCTCGGCCCTGGCCAGCCACGACCTCGTCGTCGTCGACCTGCCGCGCACGACCGGCCCCGCCCACGACGAGGTGCTGCGGCGCGCCGGCACGGTGCTGCTGCTCGTGCGCGCCGACGTGCGGGGCGTGGCGGGGGCGGAGGCGTGCCGCCGGGAGCTGGCGCCGCGCTGCCGCGACCTGCGGGTCGTCGTGCGGACGGGGCGCGGCCTCCGGCTGGACCCCGGGCTCGTCGCCGACGCGCTCGACCTGACCCTCGCCGGCGTGCTGGAGGAGGAGGCGGGGCTCCCGGTCGCGGCGGAGCGCGGTGACCCGCCCGGCCACGCGCCACGCTCGGCCCTGGGCCGGCTCTGCGCCGGCTTGCTGCACGCCCGGGAGGCGGTCGCGTGAGCACCGTGGAGGACCTCGAGCCGATCCGCTCCCGGCTCGCCCGGCTGCGCCGCGCGCACACTCCGGCCGACGTCGCCGAGGCGATGCGGGCCGAGGGCCGGGTCGTGAGTGACGCCGCCCTCGTCGACACGCTCGAGCAGCTGCACCGGCACAGCGTCGGTGCCGGGCCGCTCGAGGTGCTCCTTGCCGAGCCCGGCGTCACCGACGTGGTCGTCAACGGCGCGGAGCAGGTGTTCGTCGACCGCGGCCACGGCCTGGAGCGCACCTCGGTGCGCTTCTCCTCCGAGGCCGAGGTGCGCCGCCTCGCGCAGCGCCTGGCCGCCTCCGTCGGCCGCCGGCTGGACGACGCGGTGCCCTTCGTCGACGCCCGGCTCGCCGACGGCAGCCGGGTCCACGCCGTGCTCGGCACGCTCGCCGACCCGGGCACCTGCATCAGCCTCCGCGTGCCGGCCCGCCGGTCCTTCTCCCTGGCCGACTGCGTGCGGTCGGGCTCGCTGACCCCGGGTGCGGCCGAGCTGCTCGCGCGCGTCGTGGAGTCGCGGCTCGCCTTCCTCGTGAGCGGAGGGACGGGCAGCGGCAAGACGACGCTGCTCGCCGCGCTGCTGGCGCTCGTGCCGCCGCACGAGCGGATCGTCGTCGTGGAGGACTCCCGCGAGCTCGCGCCGGCCCACCCGCACGTCGTCCGGATGGAGGGGCGCCCGGCCAACTCCGAGCTGGCCGGGGCGGTCACCCTCACCGACCTCGTCCGCCAGTCGCTGCGGATGCGGCCCGACCGCCTGGTGGTCGGCGAGGTGCGCGGTCCCGAGATCGCCGACCTCCTGACCGCGATGAACACCGGTCACGAGGGCGGCTGCGGGACGGTGCACGCGAACTCCTCCGCCGACGTGCCGGCCCGGCTCGAGGCGCTCGCCGCCCTCGGCGGCCTCCCGCGGCTCGCCGTCCACGCGCAGATCGCCTCGGCGCTGCACGCCTCCGTCCACATCACGCGGGACGGGCAGGGGCGCCGGCGGGTCAGCGAGATCTCGGTCTTCACCCGGGACCCGGCGACCGGCATCACGCGGACCGAGCAGGCGGTGGCCTTCGACGCCGACGGGACGACGCGCCTGGGACCGGGCGGGCCCCGCCTCGAGCGGATGCTCGAACGGTGAGCGGCAGCCTCGCGGCCGTCTTGCCGCTGCTCACCCTCGTCCTGGCCATGGTGACGGTGCTGCTCGCCGTGCCGCCGGCCCCGCAGGGCGTGGCCAGTGCCCGGTTGAGCTCGCGGGCGGTCGACCCGGTCGGGCCGGCCCCGCGCCGCCGGTCCGCCCCGGCGCTGGCCGTCGCGACGTCCGTCGTCGTGGTGGCGACCGGGACCTTCGCCGGCGGGGCGCGGGGCGCCGTCCTGGCCGCCGCCCTCGTGGTCGCGGCCGGGACGGTCACCCGGGTGGCTCTCGCGCACGCGGCCGACGGGCGTGCCCGGCGTGCGCAGGCCGACGTCGCCCGGGCCTGCGGGGTCCTGGCCTCCTACGTCCGCGTCGGCCAGGTGCCCGCCGACGCGCTCGTCCTGGTGGCCCGGGACACCCCGGTGCTGGCCGAGGCGGCGGCGGTGCAGCAGATCGGCGGCGACGTCCCCGACGCCCTGCACGCCCGCGCCGCCCGGCCCGGCCACGGCGGTCTGAGCGACCTCGCCCGCGCCTGGCGGGTCTCCTCCTCGACGGGCGCGCCGATGGCCCCCGCCCTCGAGGAGGTCGCGGCCGGGCTGGCGTCGGACGAGTCGCTGCGGTCGGTCGTGTCGGCCGAGCTCTCGGCACCGCGCTCGACCGGCAAGGTCATGGCCGTGCTGCCCCTGGTCGGCATCGGGCTCGGCTACCTGCTCGGTGGTCGTCCCCTGGACTGGCTGGTCGCCGGACCGCTCGGCTGGGCCTGCCTGCTGCTCGGGCTGCTCCTGGCCGCGGGGGGCGTGCTCTGGATCGAGCGGCTCGCCCGTGCGGCCGCGGCGGGGACCTGACGTGGTCCCCGACCTGGCGGCCGCGTCGCCGTGGGCGTACGCCGCCGCCGTGTCGACCGGGCTGTGCGTGCTCGCCCTCCTGCCGCCGCGGCGTCGCCTGCATGCCCCCGACGACGGTCTGATCGACCGGCGTCCGCGCCGGACCTGGTGGCAGGGACGGGCGGACGCGGTCCCCGTCCGGCGGCGCCTGGTGCCGGGCGCGGCGCTCGGCCTGGTGCTCGCCGTGCTCGCCGCCCGCCTCGGCGTGCCCGGCTGGCTGGCCCCGGTGCTCGCGACCCTCGTCGCCCTGGCGGCGGTCGTGCTGCTCGGGCGGGTGGAGCCGGCGGCCGCACGTCGCCGGCGCCAGGGCCTGGTGCTCCAGACGCCCCAGGCCCTCGAGCTGATGGCGTCCTGCCTCGCCGCCGGGCTGCCCGTGCGGGGTGCGTGCGCCGTCGTGGCCGACGCCTTCGACGGGCCGGTCGCGGAGGACCTCGGCCGCGTCCGCGCCGCCACCGACCTCGGCGTCGCCGACGCCGACGCGTGGCTGGCGCTCGCCGACCACGCCCAGCTCGGCCCGGCGGCGGCCGACCTGGCGCGCTCGGTCGAGTCCGGGACGCTGCTCGTGACCACGCTGCGT from Microlunatus sagamiharensis includes the following:
- a CDS encoding aldehyde dehydrogenase family protein, which gives rise to MTLIDQPTATGTPRQETPDADGSRAITIVDPQDGTPVGTVHSADEADVAAAVQAARQAAEGWAATAPAARGALLHALADALAARADEVAELNTRETGKPAGDARGGVDAAVGTLRQYAELGPLHRTHSLRGADVAVDYTRPEPRGVVAAITPWNDPVAVSAGLVGAALVTGNTVVHKPSERCPHVGALLGEIWSAPLPEGVLTTLTGDGRTGAALVASAGVDVVAHVGSTATGRAIAEEALRTGAHLVLENGGNDALVVDADVDPTWAAAQAALGAYANSGQICTSVERIYVHADVAEEFVAALVLEAGSRNADGMAPMVDTRMRAEVHRQVAAAQAQGARVLAGGEVPEGAGAHYPATVVVDVGGDSDLMREETFGPVAPVQVVASFTEGLDRAVASRYGLAATVLTGSLEHTTEAIRRLPVGTVKVNAVFGGAPGGAAEPRGASGQGFGYGPELLDEMTTRKVVHIGRPVLRTAG
- the ssd gene encoding septum site-determining protein Ssd; the encoded protein is MLTTDPLLARHVLSVVAAVGRAAREPASDDELRRAWRSAGAVLVGADSAARVADLVLPPRTEVWVVGRDDEQAATAAWSSRLRAAVTTLPDGAPDLAAALAGPGPGSGRAEVVALVGGSGGVGASTLAAGLAVTAARDGRRVLLLDTDVLGGGLDVLLGAEHLAGWRWSRFAAARGHLGDLGGQLPRCDGVDVLAVDRAAHDGAVLQADQLAAVLGSALASHDLVVVDLPRTTGPAHDEVLRRAGTVLLLVRADVRGVAGAEACRRELAPRCRDLRVVVRTGRGLRLDPGLVADALDLTLAGVLEEEAGLPVAAERGDPPGHAPRSALGRLCAGLLHAREAVA
- a CDS encoding baeRF2 domain-containing protein; this encodes MKLSDVSQLLTNDPGPFATAYADVSRVAEAGDDAVALTARAAHDDLVAAGAPAAVAEALQAALGASTSEGGEVARVVVASERGVGFQALVRGRRPQPSTSWGSLPDLGPWLADATLVTPFVLARVDHEGGSVETYADAAARPERSAEETGGDPNFLHKTGDDNREGSVEEEWKRSADAVAAEVERQVRSGPSLVLVGGEPDAVSELRQKLSHLDAEVVELQGGRRNADGGDAAFAEEVTEALRGQAVTAGLHVLEELKQRLGERAQGKSSRAASGVDEVLEALVRGQVDTLLIDPAEAAGTSVTPADQPGLSIGAVTTLDALPADQVLVALAALTDADVRVAHRGTLDGQPVAAVLRWDNTSEPEAPSASR
- a CDS encoding RecQ family ATP-dependent DNA helicase, with protein sequence MTDRISEAARTVFGRERLRAGQREAVEALLAGRDALLVQPTGAGKSLAYQLAAVLIDGPTLVVSPLLALQQDQTEHLEAYGGRTRARRISSAETPKQREEALEAAARGEVEFLFLAPEQLANEAVHAAVSALRPSLVAVDEAHCVSSWGHDFRPDYLRLGELLEGMGARTIAMTATASLPVRTDIVERLHLQDVSITVGGAARENIDLSVERCLDERDQEQRVVAAVAGREGSGIVYVSTRKGAERYAALVEEAGRSTTCYHAGLAKKAREEAQAAFMASEVDVVVATSAFGMGIDKPDVRWVVHANIPESPDEYYQQVGRAGRDGEPSTGTLFFRPEDLALRRFQTVAVPKPSEVKRVFAALATLPDAGPAEQAEAAGVSARKLARIANLIVEAGAEGETVGVDEVRARAEGYQTLQRSRVDMMRGYAETRRCRRQFLLAYLGESDTPRCERCDTCRSGAAAAEEEQAAAAAPSPFEPEQRVRHGSFGEGIVISIEGDELTVLFDEVGYKLMSVPTVVEHDLLDVLA
- the rfaE2 gene encoding D-glycero-beta-D-manno-heptose 1-phosphate adenylyltransferase; translation: MRTTGWEDGGPERLLGPELPLVLRDQAPRVTVVGDPILDGWWRGRTERMSREAPAPVVEVFERKHVPGGAANTAVNLAALGARVSMVGVAGDDEAGRMLHSLLEAAGVDVTGLLLDPAVRTTTKVRIVGGEQILLRVDEGVDEAPPEHVRDAAARAAEGILRRSDAVVVCDYGSGPSPALVEVLQAERPPLLVVDAHDPAPWAVVAPDLVTPNAREAFGLLDRTPPLAARVEAVHAAAPALLDRTGAAQVVVTLDAEGAVLLDRTGVVHRTTARPVLDKQAAGAGDTFVAALTLARAGGVELPAALELAQAAADVVVHRSGTSVCTADDLAEHLGRTSERVLPAAELALRIKAERDAGRRVVLTNGCFDVLHRGHTTSLAQAARLGDLLVVAVNSDDSVRRLKGPQRPINTEADRAGVLAALSCVDYVTVFETDTPIPLIELLRPDVYAKGGDYTPEMMAETPVVRAYGGEVRILDFVPARSTTDVVTRIQSMVPPA
- a CDS encoding undecaprenyl-diphosphate phosphatase, with translation MNFWEALVLGVVEGITEFLPVSSTGHLTIVEKLFGLSIDDRGVTAFTAVIQVGAIIASIVYFRADIVRLAGAWFRGLANAEAREHRDWKMAWLVIAGSVPIGIVGLLFSDLITGPLRSLWFVVGGLVVWSVVMVLAERLSRQDRSEKDLTLVDALVVGVVQCLALVPGVSRSGSTISAGLLRNLDRVSATRLAFFLAIPALTAAGIYEAVGSADDIATSVGWAPTLVATVVSFVVGFASIAWLLRIVAKFPITVFVGYRLVLAAVIAVLLLTGVVSAR
- a CDS encoding TadA family conjugal transfer-associated ATPase, with the protein product MSTVEDLEPIRSRLARLRRAHTPADVAEAMRAEGRVVSDAALVDTLEQLHRHSVGAGPLEVLLAEPGVTDVVVNGAEQVFVDRGHGLERTSVRFSSEAEVRRLAQRLAASVGRRLDDAVPFVDARLADGSRVHAVLGTLADPGTCISLRVPARRSFSLADCVRSGSLTPGAAELLARVVESRLAFLVSGGTGSGKTTLLAALLALVPPHERIVVVEDSRELAPAHPHVVRMEGRPANSELAGAVTLTDLVRQSLRMRPDRLVVGEVRGPEIADLLTAMNTGHEGGCGTVHANSSADVPARLEALAALGGLPRLAVHAQIASALHASVHITRDGQGRRRVSEISVFTRDPATGITRTEQAVAFDADGTTRLGPGGPRLERMLER
- a CDS encoding class I SAM-dependent methyltransferase, translated to MPAAPVPGARRPGAVQPATVDWMVGEHPARVLDLGSGRGGFAAALVEAGHEVFCLDHDPERVATLPGRLGTRLHVAGQVESMPYLSCHFDVVTASQTLHRFAPGLAATEIARVLRPGGHLAVLYQTRDDTVPWVRRLMGILQRVDPSAMQGAYGDASVADLAASPYFTDLERRDFRTWVPTTRAGLVSMAARRSAVAALPPAEREAVLAEVGGLYDSSARAPEPLLLPFRTTCWRAVVDHAGLAIDDDPGLTIAV